One stretch of Halobacillus litoralis DNA includes these proteins:
- the glmS gene encoding glutamine--fructose-6-phosphate transaminase (isomerizing): MCGIVGYIGQNDTKEILLNGLEKLEYRGYDSAGIATLNDNGVEVTKVKGRIASLREAVDENVKATHGIGHTRWATHGAPSEENAHPHQSTSGRFTIVHNGVIENYVDVRDEYLSDVEFKSETDTEIIVQLIEVLNNEMNDVAAAFRKAVELLTGSYAIAMIDREDHDTIYVAKNKSPLLVGIGDDFNVVASDSMAALHVTDQFLELEDKETVIVRRDGVEIQKPDGTKVEREPFTAELDTTDIEKGTYPHFMLKEIDEQPFVIRKIIQEYQNENDEIKLDPEIRQAMKDCDRIYIIAAGTSYHAGLLGKQFIEKLANIPVEVHVASEFSYNMPLLSEKPLFVYISQSGETADSRSVLVQTKELGHPALTITNVPGSTLSREADYTMHLHAGPEIAVASTKAYTAQMAVLAILAVDTARAKGIELSFDPMQELGIVATAMEALTDQKEKLEDLAREYLSTTRNCFFIGRGIDYYVGLEGSLKLKEISYIQAEGFAGGELKHGTIALIEDGTPVIALATQKNVNYSIRGNVQEVEARGANSMIISMEGLNKDGDAFVIPHVHDLMTPLVSVIPLQLISYYAALHRDCDVDKPRNLAKSVTVE; encoded by the coding sequence ATGTGTGGAATTGTAGGATATATTGGACAGAATGATACAAAAGAGATTTTATTGAATGGTTTGGAAAAGCTTGAATACCGCGGCTATGATTCAGCTGGAATCGCAACATTGAACGATAATGGGGTGGAAGTGACGAAAGTAAAAGGTCGTATTGCATCCTTGCGTGAGGCTGTCGATGAAAATGTCAAAGCGACACACGGCATCGGACATACACGCTGGGCGACGCACGGCGCTCCTAGCGAAGAAAACGCCCACCCGCACCAAAGTACTTCCGGACGCTTCACAATCGTTCACAATGGTGTCATTGAGAACTATGTGGACGTTCGTGATGAATACCTGAGCGACGTAGAGTTCAAGAGTGAAACAGATACAGAAATCATCGTTCAATTGATTGAAGTCCTGAATAACGAAATGAACGATGTAGCTGCAGCTTTCCGTAAAGCTGTCGAGCTTCTGACTGGTTCTTATGCGATTGCAATGATCGACCGTGAAGATCACGATACCATTTATGTCGCTAAGAATAAGAGTCCCCTATTAGTAGGAATCGGTGATGACTTCAACGTTGTAGCCAGTGATTCCATGGCGGCTCTTCACGTAACGGATCAATTCCTTGAGCTTGAGGATAAAGAAACCGTCATCGTTCGCCGTGATGGTGTTGAAATCCAAAAGCCGGATGGTACAAAGGTTGAGCGTGAACCATTCACAGCCGAATTGGATACAACAGATATCGAAAAAGGAACGTATCCTCACTTTATGCTGAAAGAGATTGATGAACAGCCGTTCGTCATCCGTAAAATCATTCAGGAATATCAAAATGAGAATGACGAGATCAAGCTGGACCCTGAAATCCGCCAAGCGATGAAAGATTGTGACCGTATTTACATCATCGCTGCAGGTACGAGTTATCATGCGGGACTTTTAGGTAAACAGTTCATTGAAAAACTCGCAAACATTCCAGTAGAAGTTCATGTAGCTAGTGAATTCTCTTATAACATGCCACTTCTTTCTGAGAAACCGTTGTTTGTTTACATTTCTCAAAGTGGTGAAACGGCAGACAGCCGTTCTGTCCTTGTCCAAACAAAAGAACTTGGCCACCCGGCGCTGACAATCACGAACGTGCCAGGGTCCACCCTTTCCCGTGAAGCAGACTATACGATGCACCTGCACGCAGGACCAGAAATTGCTGTAGCTTCTACAAAAGCTTATACAGCGCAAATGGCTGTCCTTGCAATTCTAGCTGTCGATACAGCACGTGCGAAGGGCATTGAACTTAGTTTCGACCCTATGCAGGAGCTTGGAATTGTGGCAACTGCTATGGAAGCTTTAACTGATCAAAAAGAGAAGTTGGAAGACTTGGCACGCGAGTATCTATCAACAACTCGTAACTGCTTCTTCATCGGCCGTGGCATCGACTATTACGTCGGATTGGAAGGCTCTCTGAAGTTAAAAGAGATCTCTTACATTCAGGCGGAAGGTTTCGCTGGTGGCGAATTGAAGCACGGAACGATCGCTTTGATTGAAGATGGTACGCCCGTTATTGCTCTTGCAACTCAGAAAAATGTCAACTACTCCATCCGTGGAAATGTCCAGGAAGTGGAGGCGCGTGGCGCAAACAGCATGATCATCAGCATGGAAGGCTTGAATAAAGATGGCGATGCTTTCGTTATTCCACATGTACATGATCTGATGACACCACTTGTTTCCGTCATTCCATTGCAGCTGATTTCTTACTATGCAGCGCTTCACCGTGACTGTGATGTAGATAAACCACGTAACCTTGCCAAGAGTGTTACGGTAGAATAA
- the glmM gene encoding phosphoglucosamine mutase: MGKYFGTDGVRGVANKELTPELAFKLGRYGGYVVTKGVERPKVLIGRDTRISGEMLEGALAAGLLSIGAEVMRLGVISTPGVAFLTKALQAEAGIMISASHNPVEDNGIKFFGPDGFKLTDDQEQEIEALIDAEQDDLPRPSGADLGQINDYFEGGQKYLQHLKQTVDYDFEGLHIALDCAHGATSSLASHLFADLEADISSIGSSPDGLNINDGVGSTHPEPLQDLVKEKKADVGLAFDGDGDRLIAVDEKGNIVDGDKIMYICAKHMNENGTLNNSTVVSTVMSNLGFYKAVEANGMKSDKTAVGDRYVMEEMRRGSYNLGGEQSGHIIFLDYNTTGDGMLSALQLVNVMKETGKPLSELAGEMEKFPQVLKNVRVIDKNKVQTHPRIHEAIQAVEEEMGESGRVLVRPSGTEPLVRIMVEAPTEEQCEEYCDKVVQVVEEELGLKE; this comes from the coding sequence ATGGGTAAATATTTTGGCACAGACGGCGTACGAGGCGTCGCGAATAAGGAATTAACACCGGAGCTTGCATTTAAACTGGGCCGTTACGGCGGTTATGTCGTTACTAAAGGTGTCGAACGTCCGAAGGTTTTGATTGGACGTGACACAAGAATCTCTGGTGAGATGCTTGAAGGTGCACTCGCTGCCGGGTTATTGTCAATTGGTGCAGAGGTCATGCGTCTTGGGGTCATCTCCACACCAGGCGTGGCTTTTTTAACAAAAGCATTGCAGGCAGAAGCGGGAATTATGATTTCTGCCTCCCACAACCCTGTTGAAGATAATGGCATCAAATTCTTCGGTCCAGATGGTTTTAAGTTGACTGATGATCAAGAACAGGAAATTGAAGCATTGATTGATGCAGAGCAAGATGACCTTCCAAGGCCTTCAGGAGCGGATCTTGGACAAATCAATGATTACTTTGAGGGTGGGCAGAAGTACTTGCAACACTTGAAGCAAACCGTTGATTATGATTTTGAAGGACTCCATATCGCACTCGATTGTGCTCACGGAGCCACTTCATCTCTGGCATCCCACTTGTTTGCAGATCTTGAAGCGGACATTTCTTCAATTGGATCTTCCCCGGATGGTCTGAACATTAATGATGGTGTCGGTTCTACACACCCAGAGCCATTGCAAGACCTTGTGAAAGAGAAAAAAGCGGATGTAGGACTTGCTTTTGATGGAGACGGTGATCGTCTAATTGCGGTTGATGAAAAAGGGAATATCGTGGACGGAGACAAAATCATGTACATTTGTGCCAAGCACATGAATGAAAATGGTACGTTGAATAACTCGACAGTGGTCTCTACAGTCATGAGTAACCTTGGTTTCTATAAAGCAGTAGAAGCGAATGGAATGAAGAGTGATAAGACAGCCGTAGGTGATCGCTATGTCATGGAGGAAATGCGCCGCGGTAGTTATAACCTTGGTGGGGAACAATCCGGACATATCATCTTCCTTGATTACAACACAACGGGTGACGGTATGCTGTCGGCTCTTCAACTGGTTAACGTTATGAAAGAGACAGGAAAACCACTCTCAGAGCTTGCCGGTGAAATGGAAAAGTTCCCTCAAGTATTGAAGAATGTCCGTGTCATTGATAAAAATAAAGTTCAAACGCACCCTAGAATCCATGAAGCCATCCAGGCTGTAGAAGAGGAGATGGGTGAAAGTGGACGAGTTCTTGTACGCCCTTCCGGTACAGAACCTTTAGTAAGAATTATGGTGGAAGCACCGACGGAAGAACAGTGCGAAGAGTATTGTGATAAAGTTGTCCAAGTCGTTGAAGAAGAGCTTGGTTTGAAGGAGTAA
- a CDS encoding CdaR family protein gives MDNWFKSVWFIRIISLMLAGLLWVTVNVDNNMDSDSLFFNQSSSDMEVMENIPLEIRFDSEEYVVSGIPQEVSVSVEGPTSAVAPVSRQKNFTVFVDLNGLGPGTHEVSLQHSGISNQLAVTLNPKIIEVTIEEKVTEDYEVNIDYINQGNLDSALELGEPEVDPSEVAITGASSVIERVASVKAIIDVGGATESIETQEAPVKVYDNQGNELNVLVDPTTVNVSVPISTRTKSVPLNVAARGGNTEGVLIESVSTETEEVTISGPKEVLDGIEALPEVPVDVSEVTENQTVEVDIPLPEGVTSVQPETIEVDIEVVEGEAGNDENGSDQR, from the coding sequence ATGGATAATTGGTTCAAAAGTGTATGGTTTATAAGAATTATATCCCTTATGCTTGCTGGTCTTCTTTGGGTGACGGTGAATGTGGATAACAATATGGACTCTGATTCTTTGTTCTTTAACCAGTCATCCTCTGACATGGAAGTGATGGAAAACATTCCGTTGGAAATCAGGTTTGATAGTGAAGAATATGTGGTCAGTGGAATCCCTCAGGAAGTCTCTGTCTCTGTGGAGGGGCCGACCTCTGCTGTTGCTCCTGTTTCCAGACAGAAGAATTTTACGGTTTTTGTAGATTTGAATGGACTTGGTCCGGGTACACATGAGGTGTCCTTACAGCACTCAGGGATATCCAACCAGCTTGCAGTCACACTCAATCCAAAAATCATTGAAGTGACGATTGAGGAAAAAGTAACCGAAGATTATGAAGTGAACATTGATTATATCAACCAAGGAAACCTGGATAGTGCGCTTGAGCTTGGTGAACCAGAAGTGGATCCTTCAGAAGTTGCCATTACGGGAGCTTCATCGGTCATTGAGCGTGTAGCCTCTGTGAAAGCGATCATTGATGTCGGAGGGGCTACAGAGTCGATTGAAACGCAGGAAGCTCCTGTGAAGGTTTATGATAATCAGGGGAATGAGTTGAATGTCCTCGTGGACCCAACGACTGTGAACGTATCTGTTCCGATCTCCACACGGACGAAAAGCGTCCCGTTAAATGTCGCCGCTCGTGGAGGAAATACGGAAGGGGTACTGATTGAATCGGTCAGTACGGAAACAGAAGAAGTCACCATTTCCGGACCGAAGGAAGTACTCGATGGCATTGAGGCGCTTCCTGAAGTACCAGTCGATGTATCAGAAGTGACTGAAAATCAAACGGTGGAAGTCGATATTCCGCTCCCTGAAGGAGTGACTTCTGTTCAACCTGAAACGATTGAAGTGGACATTGAAGTCGTTGAAGGCGAAGCGGGAAATGACGAAAACGGCTCAGATCAACGATAA
- the cdaA gene encoding diadenylate cyclase CdaA, which yields MLDGGLDVLDYFLITVDIALVWFVVYKLIMLIQGTKAVQLLKGIFVILGIWLLSNLFGLTTLRWLMSQAITWGFLAIIILFQPELRRALEQLGRGSFFSRNTSEEEDTEKTLQAIIKSCNYMAKRRIGALITIERDTGMGDYVETGIRVGGHLSSELLTNIFIPNTPLHDGAVILKNDEIVAAACYLPLSESPFISKELGTRHRAAMGISEVTDALTIVVSEETGAISCTKNGELHRDLDQVKLEEILRTELDYSAPAVKSWNWRGKKNG from the coding sequence ATGCTTGATGGGGGATTGGATGTTTTAGATTATTTTTTGATTACTGTGGATATCGCCCTTGTCTGGTTTGTTGTATATAAATTAATCATGCTGATCCAGGGAACGAAGGCCGTTCAGCTATTAAAAGGTATTTTCGTTATTCTGGGTATATGGTTGTTGAGTAATTTATTTGGACTGACCACATTAAGGTGGCTGATGTCACAAGCGATTACGTGGGGTTTCCTCGCGATTATCATTTTGTTCCAGCCTGAACTCAGAAGAGCTTTAGAACAACTTGGACGGGGAAGTTTCTTCAGCAGGAACACTTCAGAAGAAGAAGACACCGAGAAAACCTTACAGGCCATCATTAAGTCCTGTAACTATATGGCCAAACGCCGAATTGGTGCATTGATTACGATTGAACGTGACACAGGTATGGGGGATTACGTAGAAACAGGCATCCGTGTCGGTGGGCACTTGTCGAGCGAATTGCTTACGAATATCTTCATACCGAACACTCCTCTCCACGATGGAGCGGTCATACTTAAAAATGATGAAATTGTCGCTGCGGCCTGTTATCTCCCACTTTCAGAGAGTCCTTTTATTTCGAAGGAACTTGGGACGAGGCACAGAGCGGCTATGGGGATCAGTGAGGTGACAGATGCTTTAACGATCGTCGTTTCTGAAGAGACAGGTGCTATTTCCTGTACGAAGAACGGAGAATTGCATCGCGACCTTGATCAAGTGAAACTGGAAGAGATTTTACGTACAGAATTAGATTACTCCGCCCCTGCGGTGAAAAGTTGGAACTGGAGGGGGAAGAAGAATGGATAA